A DNA window from Verrucomicrobiia bacterium contains the following coding sequences:
- a CDS encoding M48 family metallopeptidase, protein MNNSQMVAIAALALIVLRWAAQLWLERINQANVRAHAGTVPDAFKDVVDAPTYTKSVEYTLAKGRVSQWEMAYDVFVLIAVLFSGVLPWAFQIFSHSFGNSAWAMAVFLFAVGFALTLPGIPFEWYSQFRLEERFGFNTTTLKLWLLDRIKGFALAIVLGYPLLVLILKLVEWTGAFWWLWAWACMMGFQLLMVVLAPVLIMPLFNKFTPLPEGDLRERLLALGQRTGFRASTIQVMDGSKRSRHSNAFFTGFGSFRKIVLFDTLITQLTAPELEAVLAHEIGHYKKRHIPKMLLWSAVTMLAAFWFISVLARAPWFYHAFGFEPGSIAPALLLFVLLSGVVTFWFSPLAHLWSRRHEYEADAFAAQTMHETQSLVGALRKLNEKNLSNLTPHPYYSGFYYSHPTLLEREQALAAAL, encoded by the coding sequence ATGAATAATTCCCAAATGGTTGCGATTGCCGCTCTCGCATTAATCGTCCTTCGGTGGGCCGCGCAACTCTGGCTTGAGCGCATCAACCAAGCCAACGTCCGCGCTCACGCCGGCACTGTGCCCGATGCTTTCAAAGACGTCGTGGATGCTCCGACTTACACCAAGTCGGTCGAATACACCCTCGCCAAAGGCCGCGTTTCGCAATGGGAAATGGCCTATGATGTCTTTGTGCTGATAGCGGTGCTTTTCAGCGGCGTGCTGCCGTGGGCATTTCAAATTTTTAGCCATTCGTTCGGCAATTCGGCGTGGGCTATGGCGGTCTTTCTTTTCGCCGTGGGATTTGCGCTCACGCTGCCGGGAATTCCCTTTGAATGGTATTCGCAATTTCGTCTTGAGGAACGGTTCGGCTTTAACACCACCACGCTCAAGCTTTGGCTGCTGGATCGCATCAAAGGTTTCGCGCTGGCCATTGTGCTTGGCTATCCCTTGCTCGTGCTCATTCTCAAACTCGTCGAATGGACGGGGGCGTTTTGGTGGTTGTGGGCGTGGGCTTGCATGATGGGATTTCAACTGCTCATGGTCGTGCTCGCGCCGGTTTTGATCATGCCACTCTTCAATAAATTCACGCCGCTGCCCGAGGGCGATTTGCGCGAACGCCTGCTGGCGCTTGGCCAGCGCACCGGTTTTCGCGCGAGCACGATTCAAGTCATGGACGGCAGCAAACGCTCGCGCCATTCCAATGCGTTTTTTACCGGGTTCGGAAGTTTCCGCAAAATCGTTTTGTTCGATACGCTCATCACGCAGCTTACCGCGCCGGAATTGGAAGCCGTGCTCGCCCACGAAATCGGCCATTACAAAAAACGCCATATTCCCAAGATGCTGCTGTGGTCCGCCGTGACGATGCTCGCGGCGTTCTGGTTTATTTCCGTGCTCGCGCGAGCGCCGTGGTTTTATCATGCATTCGGTTTTGAGCCGGGGAGCATCGCGCCCGCGCTGCTTCTGTTCGTACTGCTCTCGGGGGTCGTGACTTTTTGGTTTTCGCCGCTCGCCCACTTGTGGTCGCGACGCCATGAATATGAGGCCGATGCCTTTGCCGCCCAAACGATGCACGAAACGCAATCGCTGGTCGGCGCCTTGCGAAAGCTCAACGAAAAAAATCTGAGCAATCTCACGCCGCATCCGTATTACAGCGGCTTTTATTATTCGCACCCGACGCTGCTCGAACGCGAACAAGCCCTCGCCGCCGCACTTTAG
- a CDS encoding Gfo/Idh/MocA family oxidoreductase, whose product MSNSLSRRDFIKRTALAAGAASTAGFITQSAWAAPRPLGGDKLNCVQVGCGGRAMSHLDAVIGTNAQNLYAIVDADETQFAKVMKWLKKKNLDSIKPQFFTDYRVMYDKIGKNVDAVFVTTPNHHHATVAMMAIQAGRNVYCEKPLVHDVSEARRLRKMAADNPKIATQMGNQGHCEEGYRRLCEYIWSGAIGNITETHSWTDRANGGIGPRPPVLPVPKGMNWDSWIGPAPYRDFHSDLHPHEWHGWYDFGNGSIGNMGCHILDGVFWALKVGDPDSIEVEVQRGGSPERYPTGCRLRWDIPAREGMVPFKAYWYEGLNQNTSASADGSLRTAKGDSRNLPPLFKELQAKYPDEEFDSNGTFYVGDKGILYTGTYGEHMRMVPREKMTEMPAPPKTLPRPKDVFTNFVQTCLAGRTDTATPFEYGARLTEFAILGNLAQHIGPGVKLEWDGPNMKVKNIPALSAWLHRNPREGWAV is encoded by the coding sequence ATGAGCAATTCCCTGTCTCGTCGTGATTTTATCAAGCGCACCGCTCTCGCTGCGGGTGCTGCGTCCACCGCCGGTTTTATCACCCAAAGCGCCTGGGCCGCGCCGCGTCCGCTCGGCGGCGATAAACTGAATTGTGTGCAGGTCGGTTGCGGCGGCCGCGCCATGAGTCACCTGGACGCCGTCATTGGAACCAATGCGCAAAATCTTTATGCCATCGTTGATGCGGACGAAACGCAATTCGCGAAGGTGATGAAGTGGCTTAAGAAAAAGAATCTTGATTCGATCAAGCCGCAGTTCTTCACCGATTACCGCGTGATGTACGACAAAATCGGCAAGAATGTGGACGCCGTTTTTGTCACTACGCCGAACCATCATCATGCCACGGTCGCCATGATGGCCATTCAGGCGGGCCGCAATGTTTATTGCGAAAAACCTTTGGTCCATGACGTGTCCGAAGCGCGGCGGTTGCGCAAAATGGCCGCGGACAATCCCAAGATCGCCACGCAGATGGGCAACCAGGGACATTGCGAGGAAGGTTATCGCCGTCTTTGCGAATACATCTGGTCAGGCGCCATCGGCAATATCACCGAGACGCATAGTTGGACGGACCGCGCCAATGGCGGCATCGGGCCGCGTCCGCCGGTTCTTCCCGTGCCCAAAGGCATGAATTGGGATAGCTGGATCGGGCCCGCGCCGTACCGCGATTTCCATTCCGACTTGCACCCGCATGAATGGCATGGCTGGTATGATTTCGGCAACGGTTCGATCGGCAACATGGGTTGCCATATTCTCGATGGCGTGTTCTGGGCGCTCAAGGTTGGCGATCCCGACAGCATCGAGGTTGAAGTGCAACGCGGCGGCAGCCCGGAGCGTTACCCGACCGGTTGCCGGTTGCGCTGGGATATTCCCGCGCGCGAAGGCATGGTTCCGTTCAAGGCTTATTGGTATGAAGGCTTGAATCAAAATACCAGCGCCAGCGCCGACGGCAGCTTGCGCACGGCCAAAGGCGACTCGCGCAATCTTCCGCCGCTGTTCAAGGAACTTCAGGCGAAATATCCCGACGAAGAATTCGATAGCAACGGCACGTTCTACGTAGGCGACAAGGGCATCCTTTACACCGGCACTTATGGCGAACACATGCGCATGGTTCCGCGCGAAAAGATGACGGAAATGCCCGCGCCGCCGAAGACGTTGCCGCGCCCCAAGGATGTGTTCACGAACTTCGTTCAGACTTGCCTGGCCGGCCGCACCGATACGGCGACGCCCTTTGAATACGGCGCGCGCCTGACCGAGTTTGCCATCCTCGGCAATCTCGCCCAGCACATCGGCCCGGGCGTGAAACTCGAGTGGGACGGCCCCAACATGAAAGTCAAAAACATCCCCGCACTCAGCGCCTGGCTGCATCGCAATCCGCGCGAAGGCTGGGCGGTTTAA
- the hemL gene encoding glutamate-1-semialdehyde 2,1-aminomutase: MTSRPKSEQLFAEALRYIPGGVNSPVRAFRAVGGTPFFVNRAEKAHVFDVDGNDYVDYVGTWGPAILGHAHPKIISAVQKTAANGTSFGIPNPLEVTMAKLICEAVPSVKKVRMCNSGTEATMSAIRLARGFTKRDKIIKFDGCYHGHADSLLVKAGSGALTFGHPDSAGVPAAFTEHTIVLPFNDEDAVRAAFAANDGKIAGIIVEPVPGNAGLYLPKPGYLEFLSKITNEYCALLIFDEVMTGFRLARGGAQERYHITPDLTCFGKIIGGGLPVGAFGGRAEIMDCLAPLGPVYQAGTLSGNPLAMAAGIAALEELLYGGAYCELDDRAEQLEAGLKSAAKSANIPVQLNVCGSMFCGYFTDKPVHNLADAMHSDRARFAKYFHGMLDEGIYLAPSQFEAGFMSVAHTTADIEKTVQAAAKVMKTL, translated from the coding sequence ATGACTTCGCGTCCTAAATCCGAGCAGCTTTTTGCCGAAGCCCTGCGTTACATTCCCGGCGGTGTTAACTCGCCGGTGCGCGCGTTTCGCGCCGTTGGCGGCACGCCTTTCTTCGTCAATCGCGCTGAGAAGGCGCATGTCTTTGATGTGGATGGCAACGACTATGTGGATTACGTCGGCACCTGGGGACCGGCGATTCTCGGGCATGCGCATCCGAAAATTATTTCCGCAGTACAAAAAACTGCGGCGAACGGCACGAGCTTCGGCATTCCGAATCCGCTCGAAGTCACGATGGCTAAACTCATTTGCGAAGCGGTGCCGAGCGTCAAAAAAGTTCGCATGTGCAATTCCGGCACTGAGGCAACGATGTCTGCGATCCGGCTCGCGCGGGGTTTCACCAAGCGCGACAAGATCATCAAGTTCGACGGCTGTTACCACGGCCACGCGGATTCGTTGCTCGTCAAAGCCGGGTCGGGCGCGCTGACGTTTGGGCATCCCGATAGCGCGGGCGTTCCTGCCGCGTTCACCGAACACACGATTGTGCTTCCGTTCAACGATGAAGATGCCGTCCGCGCCGCCTTCGCCGCGAACGACGGAAAAATTGCCGGAATTATTGTCGAGCCCGTGCCGGGGAATGCGGGTCTTTATTTGCCGAAACCGGGCTATCTGGAATTCCTCAGCAAGATCACGAACGAATACTGCGCGCTGCTCATTTTTGACGAAGTCATGACCGGGTTTCGGCTTGCGCGCGGCGGGGCGCAGGAGCGTTATCACATCACGCCCGACCTCACGTGTTTTGGAAAAATCATCGGCGGCGGTTTGCCGGTGGGGGCGTTTGGCGGGCGCGCGGAAATTATGGATTGCCTCGCGCCGCTCGGGCCGGTTTATCAGGCGGGCACGCTCAGCGGGAATCCGCTTGCGATGGCTGCGGGGATCGCGGCGCTGGAGGAATTGCTTTACGGCGGCGCTTATTGTGAACTTGACGACCGCGCCGAACAACTCGAAGCGGGCCTCAAGTCCGCGGCCAAATCCGCGAATATTCCCGTCCAACTGAATGTCTGCGGTTCGATGTTTTGCGGTTACTTCACCGACAAGCCTGTGCATAATCTTGCCGACGCGATGCACAGTGATCGCGCGCGCTTCGCGAAATATTTTCATGGCATGCTGGATGAAGGTATTTACCTCGCGCCCTCGCAATTCGAAGCCGGTTTCATGTCCGTGGCTCATACCACCGCTGATATTGAGAAAACTGTGCAGGCTGCGGCGAAGGTGATGAAAACTTTATAA
- the ruvX gene encoding Holliday junction resolvase RuvX, whose amino-acid sequence MRILGIDHGTKRIGIAISDELGMIAQPLEFIPAEPLNDSLARLKKIIEERGVELLLVGMPRNMDGTYGPAAQKVNDFIATLKTVIATPVKLWDERLTSAQANRVLIQANVRRDKRKEKVDMTAAAILLQSYLDNL is encoded by the coding sequence ATGCGCATCCTCGGCATAGATCACGGAACGAAACGCATCGGCATCGCGATCAGCGATGAGTTGGGCATGATCGCGCAACCGCTTGAATTCATTCCCGCTGAGCCACTCAATGATTCGCTCGCGCGTCTGAAAAAAATTATCGAGGAGCGTGGCGTCGAACTTTTGCTCGTCGGCATGCCGCGCAATATGGACGGCACTTACGGTCCCGCCGCCCAGAAGGTGAATGATTTTATTGCCACATTGAAAACCGTGATCGCCACGCCGGTGAAACTTTGGGATGAACGCCTTACTTCCGCGCAGGCCAATCGGGTTCTTATCCAGGCCAATGTCCGCCGGGACAAGCGCAAAGAAAAAGTGGATATGACCGCCGCCGCGATTCTGCTGCAAAGTTATCTCGATAATTTGTGA
- the truA gene encoding tRNA pseudouridine(38-40) synthase TruA — protein sequence MLKFKLIIAYDGTNYAGWQVQTSGIGVQQRVEEALAKLFPSVGRIHSSSRTDTGVHALGMVAHVEITPTEFKMTPEKLALAINAHLPEDIRILSATRCPANFHARFDAAGKQYRYFVWNHTAMNPLLRHQAWQVPRKLDLAAMRAAAKLFIGKHDFKSLAGTRDYEMESTVRTLHRCEIKRSGPLIMFIIEGDGFLYKMCRGMAGTLVQVGQGKIPADEIKKILASKDRRVAGMTAPACGLVLWRVFYKKSPRPPKSQSNSSAAAKRRK from the coding sequence GTGTTGAAATTCAAACTCATCATCGCCTACGACGGCACGAATTACGCCGGTTGGCAGGTGCAGACCAGCGGTATCGGCGTGCAGCAACGTGTCGAGGAAGCGCTCGCGAAATTATTTCCCAGCGTCGGCCGCATCCACAGTTCAAGCCGCACGGACACTGGCGTTCACGCGCTGGGTATGGTCGCGCATGTCGAGATTACGCCCACCGAGTTCAAGATGACGCCCGAAAAACTTGCGCTGGCCATCAACGCGCATTTGCCGGAGGACATTCGCATCCTTTCCGCGACCCGTTGCCCCGCGAATTTTCATGCGCGATTCGACGCGGCCGGGAAACAGTATCGTTACTTCGTTTGGAACCACACGGCGATGAATCCGTTGTTGCGCCATCAGGCGTGGCAAGTTCCGCGCAAGCTCGACCTCGCCGCGATGCGCGCCGCCGCGAAATTATTTATTGGCAAGCATGATTTCAAATCGCTGGCGGGCACGCGCGATTACGAAATGGAATCCACCGTGCGCACGCTTCATCGCTGTGAAATCAAACGCAGCGGGCCGCTGATCATGTTCATCATCGAGGGCGATGGTTTTCTTTACAAAATGTGCCGCGGCATGGCGGGGACGCTCGTGCAAGTCGGCCAGGGAAAAATTCCGGCGGATGAGATCAAAAAAATTCTCGCGAGCAAAGACCGGCGCGTTGCGGGCATGACCGCGCCCGCATGCGGGCTCGTTCTCTGGCGGGTTTTTTACAAAAAATCTCCGCGCCCGCCAAAGTCGCAATCCAATTCCAGCGCCGCCGCCAAGCGCCGCAAATAA
- the aat gene encoding leucyl/phenylalanyl-tRNA--protein transferase: protein MHLPRHSQLEFPDPRSADADGLVAVGGDLSPSRLLAAYRRGIFPWTANPVSWWSPDPRGIFELDQFRMSASLERVLRRKVFNVTRNRAFGEVMAGCAERAKGRESTWITSDFIQAYMQLHKLGHAHSVECWQDGELAGGIYGVVAGGLFAGESMFHRVSNASKVALHHLVMHLRERGFVLFDIQMVTPATRQVGAVEISRTDYLRRLAAALELDCDFGGRGDFL, encoded by the coding sequence ATGCATCTGCCGCGCCATTCGCAACTCGAATTTCCCGATCCGCGCTCGGCGGACGCGGATGGATTGGTCGCGGTGGGCGGAGACCTTTCGCCATCGCGTTTGCTGGCGGCTTATCGCCGCGGAATATTTCCGTGGACGGCGAATCCCGTAAGCTGGTGGTCGCCCGATCCGCGCGGAATTTTTGAATTGGATCAATTTCGTATGAGCGCGAGCCTCGAACGGGTGCTGCGCCGAAAAGTTTTTAACGTCACGCGCAATCGCGCCTTTGGTGAAGTCATGGCCGGTTGCGCGGAGCGCGCGAAAGGGCGCGAGAGCACGTGGATCACTTCGGATTTTATTCAGGCGTACATGCAGTTGCATAAACTGGGACACGCGCACAGCGTCGAATGCTGGCAGGATGGCGAATTGGCCGGAGGAATTTACGGCGTGGTAGCCGGCGGATTATTCGCCGGCGAATCCATGTTTCACCGCGTGAGCAACGCCTCAAAAGTCGCGCTCCATCATTTGGTGATGCATCTGCGCGAGCGCGGGTTTGTGCTGTTCGACATCCAGATGGTCACGCCCGCCACCCGGCAAGTTGGCGCGGTGGAAATTTCGCGCACGGATTATTTGCGGCGCTTGGCGGCGGCGCTGGAATTGGATTGCGACTTTGGCGGGCGCGGAGATTTTTTGTAA